The following coding sequences are from one Triticum dicoccoides isolate Atlit2015 ecotype Zavitan chromosome 4A, WEW_v2.0, whole genome shotgun sequence window:
- the LOC119287840 gene encoding uncharacterized protein LOC119287840 gives MSNAATGAGRNNGDGEHPNGGHPHYHHRQREHHWRPPHPHSSRAYRSGVLRWAMAVLFTVLAVLVLLAAVSVLLVVLVLQPRAPYLAVQNARLGNLVYDQQGVLDNAELELDVRAANVNAHAAVAFSELELRLSFHDMVIAILRADPFVVPPRGERPLGYVASSEAVPLDGAGRAAMEGALDRGVVPFRVSGQARTRWKVGGLVAVKYWTRLACQIRFFWPNGTALDFTCNSKSRSRY, from the coding sequence ATGTCCAACGCCGCCACGGGCGCCGGCCGCAACAACGGCGACGGCGAGCATCCCAATGGCGGTCACCCGCACTACCACCACCGGCAGCGGGAGCACCACTGGCGGCCCCCGCACCCGCACAGCAGCAGGGCGTACCGCTCGGGCGTGCTGCGGTGGGCGATGGCGGTGCTGTTCACGGTGCTGGCCGTGCTAGTCCTGCTGGCGGCCGTCTCCGTGCTGCTGGTGGTGCTGGTGCTGCAGCCCCGGGCGCCGTACCTGGCCGTGCAGAATGCGCGGCTGGGGAACCTGGTGTACGACCAGCAGGGGGTGCTGGACAACGCGGAGCTGGAGCTGGACGTGCGCGCCGCCAACGTCAACGCCCACGCCGCCGTGGCCTTCTCGGAGCTCGAGCTGCGGCTGAGCTTCCACGACATGGTGATCGCCATCCTGCGCGCCGACCCCTTCGTGGTGCCGCCCAGGGGCGAGCGCCCGCTGGGCTACGTGGCGTCCTCGGAGGCGGTGCCGCTGGACGGCGCCGGGCGCGCCGCCATGGAGGGCGCGCTGGACCGCGGCGTGGTGCCGTTCCGGGTGAGCGGGCAGGCGCGGACGCGGTGGAAGGTGGGCGGGCTGGTGGCCGTCAAGTACTGGACGCGGCTGGCATGCCAGATCCGCTTCTTCTGGCCCAACGGCACAGCGCTCGACTTCACCTGCAACTCCAAGTCCAGGTCCCGCTACTGA